From the genome of Eucalyptus grandis isolate ANBG69807.140 chromosome 2, ASM1654582v1, whole genome shotgun sequence, one region includes:
- the LOC104436888 gene encoding disease resistance protein RPV1, with the protein MKRKEPTPSEDPIYEASSSSTSLHVDEYQGGTETPKENECQVFLSFRGKDTGKGFTDYLYTSLVDAGVRVFREDNELRVGTQIGSELLCTIMQSKISIPIISKNYASSKWCLCELAQMLKCKRSKGQIVLPIFHKVEPSQLRHLTGRWREAVNAHNENSDEMVVKEWEGALKEVGSMLGWESDKIDNGHEGTLVKIVVRKVKSELKELFLLNVPAQLVGIDDHVESIMGNIDGEFNNTSLIGIYGMGGIGKTTLAKALYNKLSGHFEYHSFMADIRETSRRKGIECIQKQLIYDILRSQDEVSNVDEGIGVIKSQFTSKKILVLLDDVDDNTHLNALIGDGRWFKAGSIIIITTRDKRILDEARTIHMYQRNELPLDQSLMLFSRHAFGKDSPLSDYELISCDIVSTTGGLPLALVVIGSLLCGKTKEVWKETLNKLRNAPHRKVQEKLRISYDALDNDEQQIFLDIACFFIGSSKKTPTYMWDSCGFFPRKGIDTLSHMSLIKIDEDGNLMMHDQLRDLGREIVRLENQTKPQKRSRLWIQEAIDVLDSNKGTNKIEALRLDKYGLGRRYTGEQFKKMTNLRFLQVDGVDFIGDFQNFLPELRWLQWKGCPSNFTADNFHPKKLVVLDLSNSAISEDWGGWDPLKMATELKVLNLDECKFLKRTPDLSTFKRLEILHLVLCYNLEELHPSIGKLASLIELDLTDCVSITKLPESIWNLRNLRVLDISGTHITELPDAIGMLAKLQKLSAWVCKLEGVSSNICKLTSLEELSVGYCEKLQELPPSGLTYLPSSLTDLVIAWQGQSLPHLSQLTRLKKLWLFHCHRLECVPELPIGLSELNIARCGKLKALTNLSDLKHLQYFKIWESPSLEGSPDVSNFRRTQMIELGLKESRGFMGSLIFERSPRWFPRPED; encoded by the exons atgaaaaggaaagaacccACTCCTTCAGAAGATCCAATCTACGAGGCGTCTTCCTCATCCACCTCTCTACATGTAGATGAGTACCAAGGCGGAACCGAAACGCCGAAAGAAAATGAGTGCCaagtgttcttgagttttagaggaaAAGATACTGGTAAAGGGTTCACTGATTATCTCTATACTAGCCTTGTTGATGCAGGAGTTCGTGTGTTCAGAGAGGACAATGAGCTCCGTGTTGGTACACAGATTGGTTCGGAGCTTCTCTGCACTATTATGCAGTCTAAGATCTCGATCCCTATTATTTCCAAGAACTACGCTTCCAGTAAATGGTGCCTTTGCGAGCTGGCTCAAATGTTGAAGTGCAAGAGAAGCAAAGGGCAAATAGTGTTGCCCATATTTCACAAAGTGGAACCCTCGCAATTGCGACATCTTACAGGGAGATGGCGAGAAGCTGTCAATGCACATAATGAGAATTCGGATGAAATGGTTGTGAAGGAATGGGAAGGAGCACTCAAAGAAGTCGGTTCCATGCTAGGATGGGAATCGGACAAAATTGACAATGG GCATGAAGGAACATTGGTTAAAATTGTTGTCAGAAAAGTTAAGAGCGAGTTAAAAGAACTTTTTCTCTTAAATGTTCCTGCACAGTTGGTGGGAATTGATGATCATGTGGAATCGATTATGGGCAACATAGATGGTGAATTCAATAATACTAGTCTTATcggaatttatggaatgggcGGTATCGGTAAAACAACTCTTGCTAAGGCATTATACAACAAACTCTCTGGTCATTTTGAGTACCATAGCTTCATGGCAGATATTCGAGAAACATCTCGGAGAAAGGGTATTGAATGCATACAAAAGCAGCTTATTTATGATATTCTTAGAAGTCAAGATGAAGTGTCTAATGTCGACGAAGGAATTGGTgtcatcaaatctcaatttacAAGCAAGAAAATCCTCGTTctccttgatgatgtggatgataaTACTCACTTGAATGCTTTGATTGGAGATGGTAGATGGTTTAAAGCAGGAAGTATAATCATCATCACAACTAGAGACAAGAGAATTCTTGATGAGGCTAGGACAATCCATATGTATCAACGCAATGAGTTGCCCTTGGATCAATCGTTGATGTTATTTAGTAGACATGCATTTGGAAAGGATTCTCCTCTGAGTGATTATGAGTTAATCTCTTGTGATATCGTATCAACTACCGGGGGGCTTCCTCTAGCTCTTGTAGTTATTGGTTCACTCTTGTGTGGAAAGACAAAAGAAGTATGGAAAGAAAccttaaataaattaaggaatgcGCCCCATAGAAAAGTGCAAGAGAAGTTGCGgataagttatgatgcattagataatgacgagcaacaaatatttttggatattgcatgtttttttattggatcATCTAAAAAAACTCCAACTTATATGTGGGATTCCTGTGGCTTCTTCCCAAGGAAGGGGATTGATACATTGAGCCATATGTCTCTAATTAAAATTGACGAAGATGGCAATCTaatgatgcatgatcaattaagagatcttggaagggaaattgttcgtTTAGAAAATCAAACGAAGCCTCAAAAGCGTAGCAGATTATGGATTCAAGAAGCTATTGATGTGCTTGACAGTAACAAG GGCACTAATAAGATTGAGGCCCTTCGTCTCGACAAATATGGCTTGGGAAGAAGGTACACAGGTgaacaattcaaaaaaatgaCCAACCTGAGGTTCCTCCAAGTAGATGGTGTGGATTTCATCGGAGATTTCCAAAACTTTCTTCCTGAATTAAGATGGCTTCAATGGAAGGGCTGTCCATCGAATTTCACTGCAGACAACTTTCATCCGAAAAAACTAGTCGTACTCGATCTATCAAACAGTGCCATTTCAGAGGACTGGGGAGGATGGGATCCACTCAAG ATGGCAACTGAGCTCAAAGTTCTCAACCTCGATGAGtgtaaatttttgaaaagaactCCCGACTTGTCCACTTTCAAAAGGTTGGAGATTTTACATCTTGTACTATGTTATAATCTAGAAGAGCTTCATCCTTCTATTGGAAAATTGGCATCATTGATCGAGCTGGACTTAACAGATTGTGTATCGATTACGAAATTACCCGAAAGCATTTGGAATCTACGAAATCTGAGGGTCTTGGATATTAGTGGCACTCACATAACAGAATTGCCTGATGCCATTGGGATGTTGGCAAAACTCCAAAAGTTAAGTGCTTGGGTTTGCAAACTGGAGGGAGTATCTAGTAATATATGCAAACTGACTTCGCTAGAGGAGCTCTCCGTTGGTTATTGTGAGAAGCTTCAAGAATTACCACCCTCCGGCTTAACCTATCTGCCCTCCAGCTTAACCGATCTGGTGATCGCCTGGCAGGGGCAGTCTTTGCCCCATCTTTCCCAGCTAACCCGTCTCAAGAAACTATGGCTTTTCCATTGTCATCGGCTTGAATGTGTCCCAGAGCTTCCCATTGGACTCTCAGAGCTTAATATTGCAAGGTGCGGAAAATTGAAAGCCTTGACGAATTTGTCAGACTTGAAACACTTgcaatatttcaaaatttgggaAAGCCCATCTCTCGAAGGATCGCCCGACGTGTCGAATTTTAGGCGTACGCAGATGATAGAACTTGGCTTGAAAGAGTCCCGGGGCTTCATGGGGAGCTTAATATTCGAGCGTTCACCCCGCTGGTTTCCTAGGCCCGAAGATTGA